One genomic window of Novosphingobium aureum includes the following:
- a CDS encoding amidase has protein sequence MEHSAILSMDMCEIAEAIAAGELSALEAVSAALAQAAARADVNAVVALEAEDALEQARACDAEAAQGRLRGPLHGVPMAHKDMFYRPGKPTEAGSRIWKGHYPQGASPLVDRLEAAGAITIGRLHMAEFAMGPTGHNAHLGRCRNPLLAEAISGGSSSGSGAAVGARIVTAALGSDTGGSVRLPAAFCGVAGLKPTNGLLPLEGMMPLSHTLDTAGPLATSSRALARLMSVLAADGTDYESGLGAVLDGVRIGVPTSYFIEGLDPRVEAAFTAAQEAFAALGAQVVAVDLPDQSGYPQIAGNVWSPEAASFHASHLAERSHDFGEQVRNRLLAGAAVGTDGYEAALGLREKARSDMLAGPFAQVDLLLTPATRMPVPWAHEVDATGGEEMQAMVGEVSALTRTISMLGFPALVTPMGMDERGLPLALQLVGPPQSEQSLLNAGHAFETALGWIDRIAKSHSHSQP, from the coding sequence GTGGAACATAGTGCCATTCTCTCCATGGACATGTGCGAGATCGCCGAGGCCATTGCCGCGGGCGAGCTGAGCGCGCTCGAGGCTGTCAGTGCGGCACTCGCACAGGCGGCTGCCCGCGCCGATGTCAATGCCGTGGTAGCCCTCGAGGCCGAGGATGCGCTCGAGCAGGCGCGTGCCTGCGATGCCGAGGCGGCGCAAGGGCGCCTGCGCGGGCCTCTCCACGGCGTGCCGATGGCGCACAAGGACATGTTCTACCGTCCCGGCAAGCCGACCGAGGCTGGATCGAGGATCTGGAAGGGCCACTATCCCCAAGGCGCTTCCCCGCTGGTGGACCGGCTTGAGGCTGCTGGCGCGATCACCATCGGCCGCCTGCACATGGCCGAGTTCGCGATGGGACCGACCGGGCACAACGCGCATCTGGGTCGCTGCCGCAATCCGCTGCTTGCCGAGGCGATCTCGGGAGGGTCTTCCTCCGGTTCGGGTGCCGCCGTCGGGGCGCGTATCGTCACTGCCGCGCTGGGCTCCGATACGGGCGGTTCGGTGCGTTTGCCTGCGGCTTTCTGCGGTGTGGCCGGGCTCAAGCCGACCAATGGCCTGCTGCCGCTCGAGGGCATGATGCCGCTCTCGCACACGCTGGACACAGCGGGACCGCTGGCGACCTCCAGTCGTGCACTGGCCCGGCTGATGAGCGTTCTGGCTGCTGATGGAACCGACTATGAGAGCGGTCTTGGCGCCGTGCTCGACGGGGTGCGCATCGGCGTGCCGACCAGCTACTTCATCGAGGGGCTCGATCCGCGCGTGGAGGCGGCCTTCACGGCAGCGCAGGAAGCCTTCGCCGCGCTTGGCGCGCAGGTCGTTGCGGTAGATCTCCCCGACCAGAGCGGTTATCCGCAGATCGCGGGCAATGTATGGTCGCCCGAGGCTGCCAGCTTTCACGCGTCCCATCTTGCCGAGCGTTCGCACGATTTCGGCGAGCAGGTCCGCAACCGCCTCCTCGCCGGCGCAGCCGTCGGGACCGACGGCTATGAGGCCGCGCTCGGCCTGCGCGAGAAGGCCCGCAGCGACATGCTGGCCGGTCCTTTCGCCCAAGTCGACCTTCTGCTTACCCCGGCAACCCGCATGCCGGTGCCCTGGGCCCACGAGGTCGATGCGACCGGCGGCGAGGAAATGCAGGCGATGGTCGGCGAGGTCTCGGCACTGACCCGCACAATTTCGATGCTCGGTTTCCCGGCGCTCGTGACCCCCATGGGCATGGACGAGCGCGGGTTGCCGCTGGCGCTGCAGCTGGTCGGACCTCCGCAATCCGAGCAGAGCCTGCTCAATGCCGGACACGCCTTCGAGACAGCCCTAGGCTGGATCGATCGCATCGCGAAATCGCACTCTCACTCCCAACCCTAA
- a CDS encoding sensor histidine kinase — translation MNAPFETSAETAAQGRQVSAGGKVKARLAQPRGRSRSRRFGWNSLRLRILAAVLLWTGLGIAGIWYSATRLFAKHVEAQYHDELQVHVKELARLVEIGPGGTLRMDRPLSDPRFLEPMSGFYWQVSAAGQETLRSPSMTRGHLDPSVAHASTIRHLVENGPSGPTITYGMLREGPRGKPVHFVIATDVRLLDEIIASFTRELTVWLTLLALALLSTGLVAVSFGMRPLDRLAVATARLRSGRAARLEGRYPEEIAPLVEDLNVFIEHNRKVVEEARVEAGNLAHALRTPLSVITDEAERLALDPRTEATAKVLLSQSGTMVQQVEYRLARARAAASGAGPGAFSTPGEVLGPVLSALQRLHRERHFVFEAGGCEEAILRIDPVDLSELLSILLDNAAKWSREEVRVMLARDAGSLTVRIRDDGPGLTREQIGQAFEVGTRFDAQTPGFGLGLAIARDIALANGVGLELAPVADEGEGAPAGLDALVSIPLARADEQG, via the coding sequence ATGAACGCGCCCTTCGAAACGTCAGCCGAAACGGCTGCGCAAGGCCGGCAGGTGTCTGCCGGCGGCAAGGTGAAAGCGCGTCTGGCCCAGCCGCGCGGGCGAAGCCGAAGCCGCCGGTTCGGCTGGAATTCGCTGCGCCTGCGTATCCTTGCCGCGGTGCTCTTGTGGACCGGACTGGGCATCGCCGGGATCTGGTATTCGGCAACCCGGCTTTTCGCAAAGCACGTGGAGGCGCAGTACCACGATGAACTGCAGGTCCACGTCAAGGAACTGGCCCGTCTGGTCGAGATCGGCCCCGGCGGCACCCTGCGTATGGACCGCCCCTTGTCTGACCCACGCTTTCTCGAGCCGATGTCGGGGTTCTACTGGCAGGTGAGTGCTGCAGGGCAGGAGACACTGCGGTCGCCCTCGATGACGCGCGGTCATCTCGATCCTTCGGTGGCCCATGCCAGCACCATTCGCCATCTGGTCGAGAACGGGCCGAGCGGTCCGACCATCACCTATGGCATGCTGCGCGAGGGCCCCAGGGGCAAACCGGTTCACTTCGTGATCGCCACCGATGTCAGGTTGCTTGACGAGATCATCGCGAGTTTCACCCGCGAGCTGACGGTCTGGCTGACGTTGCTCGCGCTTGCTTTGCTCTCGACCGGACTGGTTGCGGTTTCGTTCGGAATGCGTCCGCTCGACCGTCTGGCCGTGGCGACGGCGCGCCTGCGCAGCGGTCGCGCGGCGCGGCTCGAAGGCCGCTATCCCGAAGAGATCGCGCCGCTGGTCGAGGACCTCAACGTGTTCATCGAGCACAATCGCAAGGTCGTCGAGGAGGCGCGGGTCGAGGCGGGCAATCTCGCCCATGCCCTGCGCACCCCGCTGTCTGTGATCACCGACGAGGCCGAGCGGCTGGCGCTTGATCCGCGCACCGAGGCGACGGCGAAGGTGCTGCTGAGCCAGAGCGGGACGATGGTGCAGCAGGTCGAGTATCGTCTGGCCCGGGCAAGGGCTGCCGCGAGTGGGGCCGGACCGGGAGCCTTCAGCACCCCCGGAGAGGTGCTGGGGCCGGTCCTCTCCGCGCTGCAGCGGCTTCACCGCGAACGGCACTTCGTGTTCGAGGCCGGAGGCTGCGAAGAAGCGATCCTGCGTATCGACCCGGTGGACTTGTCCGAACTGCTCTCGATCCTGCTCGACAATGCGGCCAAGTGGAGCCGCGAGGAAGTGCGCGTGATGCTGGCGCGCGATGCCGGTTCGCTCACCGTGCGCATCCGCGACGATGGTCCGGGCCTGACGCGCGAACAGATCGGGCAGGCCTTCGAGGTCGGAACCCGTTTCGACGCGCAAACGCCCGGCTTCGGTCTCGGTCTCGCCATCGCGCGCGACATCGCCTTGGCCAATGGCGTCGGCCTCGAGCTCGCTCCGGTTGCGGACGAGGGTGAGGGCGCACCCGCCGGGCTCGATGCCCTGGTAAGCATCCCGCTGGCGCGAGCCGACGAACAGGGCTGA
- a CDS encoding winged helix-turn-helix domain-containing protein, whose amino-acid sequence MRVLLVEDDEQLALRLSDRMRSHGFAVDLARCRADAEAWPDMDKLAAVILDLGLPDGSGMDLLRYWRDRRVACPILILTARDTWQDKVAGLNAGADDFVVKPVRFEELLARIHALLRRQSGQREPGIEEAGIRLDPLSREVECDGEALALSRQEFRLLNVFMHHPGQVLSQADIVEHLYDLDCERDHNAVEVLVSRLRRKIGKTRIRTLRGLGYRFGS is encoded by the coding sequence GTGCGGGTCCTTCTGGTCGAGGATGACGAGCAGCTGGCGCTTCGCCTGTCGGACAGGATGCGCTCGCACGGGTTTGCGGTCGATCTTGCGCGCTGCCGCGCGGATGCCGAGGCCTGGCCCGACATGGACAAGCTCGCCGCTGTGATCCTCGATCTCGGGCTACCCGACGGCAGCGGCATGGACTTGCTGCGCTACTGGCGCGACAGGCGTGTTGCCTGCCCGATCCTGATCCTCACCGCACGCGATACCTGGCAGGACAAGGTCGCAGGACTCAACGCCGGTGCCGACGATTTCGTGGTCAAGCCGGTGCGCTTCGAGGAACTCCTTGCGCGCATCCATGCCTTGCTGCGCCGCCAGTCGGGGCAGCGCGAGCCGGGGATCGAGGAGGCCGGGATCAGGCTCGACCCGCTTTCGCGCGAGGTCGAGTGCGATGGCGAGGCGCTGGCCTTGTCGCGCCAGGAGTTCAGGCTGCTCAACGTGTTCATGCATCACCCTGGGCAAGTGCTCTCGCAGGCCGACATCGTCGAACATCTCTACGATCTGGACTGCGAGCGCGATCACAACGCGGTCGAGGTGCTGGTCTCGCGGCTCAGGCGCAAGATCGGCAAGACGCGCATTCGCACGCTGCGCGGATTGGGCTACAGGTTCGGGTCATGA
- a CDS encoding efflux RND transporter periplasmic adaptor subunit, protein MDRKILLGAAAAIAVIAGLGYTFYGKPDPASTPQAEQAPAGTPGKLDAAQVKALGIRLEAAKAASDVPLASVPATVSLPPDARVAVAAPFAGIAVRVFVVEGQEVAKGQVLAQVRAADPVQFGGDLARARADLEVDKARAERLETLAREGVVAGARADEARAALRRTEATVAENRRLLALAGASGDGSGTLRAPIAGRVAKVAIEAGSPVGNEIAPFLVENAARLTLDLQLPERLAGLARPGMAISVHVPGNAEPVRGSLVSVGASLDPATRSIAARAQLSNAAMPGSGLVPGQSVTAVIAAPAGSGKSGVSVPATALTRIDRQDTVFVRQGSGKELQFVPRQVTIVGEAAGRTILSAGIEPGEAVVVSGVAELKSALGGA, encoded by the coding sequence ATGGACAGGAAGATTCTCCTTGGCGCCGCTGCCGCCATCGCCGTGATCGCAGGTCTGGGCTACACGTTTTACGGCAAGCCCGATCCCGCCTCTACACCGCAGGCCGAGCAGGCCCCTGCCGGCACTCCCGGCAAGCTCGATGCGGCACAGGTCAAAGCGCTGGGCATTCGGCTCGAAGCGGCCAAGGCGGCCAGCGATGTTCCTCTCGCCTCGGTTCCGGCCACGGTTTCCTTGCCGCCCGATGCGCGCGTCGCGGTTGCCGCCCCCTTCGCTGGCATCGCAGTGCGCGTCTTCGTCGTCGAGGGGCAAGAGGTCGCCAAGGGACAGGTGCTCGCGCAGGTTCGCGCCGCCGATCCGGTCCAGTTCGGCGGCGACCTCGCACGCGCTCGCGCCGACCTCGAAGTCGACAAGGCGCGGGCCGAGCGCCTCGAAACGCTTGCACGCGAGGGCGTCGTTGCCGGAGCCCGCGCCGACGAGGCGCGCGCCGCGTTGCGTCGGACCGAAGCGACAGTGGCGGAAAACCGGCGCCTGCTTGCACTGGCCGGTGCGTCGGGCGACGGCTCGGGCACCTTGCGGGCACCAATCGCAGGCCGGGTCGCGAAGGTCGCGATCGAGGCCGGCAGTCCGGTCGGCAACGAAATCGCCCCCTTCCTCGTCGAGAACGCCGCGAGACTGACGCTCGACCTCCAATTGCCCGAACGGCTTGCCGGCCTCGCCCGTCCGGGCATGGCCATTTCGGTGCACGTGCCCGGAAACGCCGAGCCGGTGCGCGGTAGCCTCGTCTCGGTGGGCGCCTCGCTCGATCCAGCAACCCGCTCGATAGCCGCGCGCGCCCAGCTGTCCAACGCAGCGATGCCCGGTTCGGGGCTGGTTCCCGGACAAAGCGTCACCGCGGTGATTGCCGCGCCTGCAGGAAGCGGCAAGAGCGGCGTGTCGGTCCCCGCCACGGCACTGACCCGCATCGACAGACAGGACACCGTCTTCGTTCGGCAAGGCTCTGGAAAAGAACTGCAGTTCGTGCCGCGCCAGGTCACCATCGTCGGCGAGGCCGCCGGACGCACCATCCTCTCGGCCGGTATCGAACCGGGCGAGGCGGTCGTGGTGAGCGGCGTCGCCGAACTCAAGTCCGCTCTCGGCGGAGCCTGA
- a CDS encoding efflux RND transporter permease subunit — protein sequence MLRKLVERALTMRLAVLGLAVVLAGLGAWSFMRLPIDAFPDISSTQVKIILKAPGMTPEEVETRVIAPIEMEMLGIPDQSVLRSVAKYAIADVTIDFADGTDIYWARSQVAERLNGVMADLPENVSGGMAPISTPLSDMYMFTVEGPQDLMEKRRALDWIIRPALRTVPGVADVNALGGRVETFEVAPEPGALAAAGLAVSDLASAIEASNRNDGAGRLASGEESLIVRATGAIRTLDDLAAVVVKTQDGHVVRVGDVAKVRTGSLTRYGAVTKNGKGEAVEGLVIGLRGADAAKVVEGVKTRLDELQASLPEGMTVHVFYDRSDLIERAVGTVEKALLEATLLVVVLLLLFLGDVRASVIVALALPMSALLTFIFMQGIGLTANLMSLGGLAIAVGMLVDGAVVVVENVVERLSDPRHAHESKLHTVFVAAAEVAKPVTSGMAIIALVFLPLLTLQGLEGKLFAPVALTIVLALLSALLLSLTLIPVLAFFVLRRSAKAASDSAGNEPEGSGQAGHEHHEPWLMRQLSPRYHAMLAGAFTRRKTVYALAGISLILTGFAYSVTGKTFLPTMDEGSVIVQLTKLPSISLEHSVAGDMKVQRAILEQVPEVTQVIARVGSDELGLDPMSPNETDSFLVLKPRDEWRVPDKEWLLGELRKALVDLPGIEPSFTQPIDMRISEMLTGARGDLAIKIFGPDLDELSRIAGQIQQRLEAIRGTSEAMTMANDTVDYLQFDIDRVAAGRAGMPISDLQDAMRAQIEGLHAGVVAEGVRRVPIVIRGDDQTLTAQNFADRLYRAPGGQLVRAGDVARVERTEGPVKLEHENGSRFAMVQAFVSGRDLVGYVEQAKADVAANVPLPAGYRIVWGGQFENQQRASARLMVVLPISLAMIFVVLYATLGSMRASLLIIGMIPFALVGGMISLALSGEYLSVPASVGFIALLGIAVLNGLVMVTYFRQLREEGAALSDAVRRGAERRLRPVLMTATIAAFGLVPLLFASGPGSEIQKPLAIVVIGGLVSSTLLTLFLLPLLYERFGENAAERAAGERRENRDALTAGDSTDV from the coding sequence ATGCTGCGCAAGCTTGTCGAACGCGCTCTCACGATGCGCCTCGCGGTGCTGGGCCTGGCCGTGGTGCTTGCCGGGCTCGGCGCATGGTCGTTCATGCGGCTGCCGATCGATGCCTTTCCCGACATTTCCTCCACGCAGGTCAAGATCATCCTCAAGGCTCCGGGCATGACGCCCGAGGAAGTCGAGACCCGGGTCATCGCCCCGATCGAAATGGAAATGCTCGGCATCCCCGACCAGAGCGTACTGCGCTCGGTCGCCAAGTACGCAATCGCAGACGTGACCATCGACTTTGCCGACGGCACGGACATCTACTGGGCGCGCAGCCAGGTCGCAGAACGGCTCAACGGCGTCATGGCCGACCTGCCCGAAAATGTGAGCGGCGGCATGGCGCCGATCTCCACCCCGCTCTCGGACATGTACATGTTCACCGTCGAGGGCCCGCAGGACCTGATGGAGAAACGCCGGGCGCTCGACTGGATCATCCGTCCAGCACTGCGCACGGTTCCGGGCGTTGCCGACGTCAACGCGCTGGGCGGGCGGGTCGAGACCTTCGAGGTCGCCCCCGAGCCGGGCGCGCTGGCCGCCGCCGGGCTCGCCGTTTCCGACCTCGCAAGCGCGATCGAGGCTTCCAACCGTAACGACGGCGCTGGCCGCCTCGCCAGCGGCGAAGAATCGCTGATCGTGCGAGCAACCGGGGCGATCCGCACGCTCGACGATCTCGCTGCCGTGGTCGTGAAGACACAAGACGGTCACGTCGTGCGCGTGGGTGACGTGGCGAAGGTTCGCACCGGCTCGCTGACCCGCTACGGCGCGGTCACCAAGAACGGCAAGGGCGAGGCCGTCGAGGGACTGGTCATCGGCCTGCGCGGCGCGGACGCTGCCAAGGTCGTCGAAGGCGTCAAGACGCGGCTCGACGAGCTTCAGGCAAGCTTGCCCGAGGGCATGACGGTCCATGTCTTCTATGATCGCTCCGACCTGATCGAACGCGCCGTGGGCACCGTGGAGAAGGCCCTGCTCGAAGCGACCTTGCTGGTCGTCGTACTGCTGCTGCTGTTCCTGGGCGACGTGCGCGCCTCGGTGATCGTGGCGCTGGCCTTGCCGATGTCGGCGCTGCTGACCTTCATCTTCATGCAGGGCATCGGCCTGACCGCCAACCTCATGAGTCTGGGCGGACTGGCGATCGCGGTCGGCATGCTAGTCGACGGCGCGGTGGTGGTGGTCGAGAACGTGGTCGAACGGCTGTCCGATCCGCGCCATGCACACGAGAGCAAACTGCACACGGTCTTCGTCGCCGCTGCCGAAGTGGCCAAGCCGGTCACCTCGGGCATGGCGATCATCGCGCTGGTCTTCCTGCCCCTGCTGACGCTGCAAGGTCTGGAGGGCAAGCTCTTTGCTCCTGTCGCCCTGACCATCGTGCTCGCCCTCCTCTCGGCGCTGCTGCTCTCGCTGACGCTGATCCCGGTGCTCGCCTTCTTCGTGCTGCGGCGCAGTGCCAAGGCCGCGAGCGACAGCGCTGGCAATGAACCCGAAGGCTCCGGCCAGGCAGGCCACGAGCACCACGAACCCTGGCTCATGCGCCAGCTTTCGCCGCGCTACCATGCCATGCTCGCGGGCGCCTTCACGCGGCGCAAGACGGTCTATGCCCTCGCCGGAATTTCTCTGATCCTCACCGGTTTTGCCTATTCGGTGACCGGCAAGACCTTCCTGCCGACGATGGACGAGGGCTCGGTCATCGTCCAGCTCACCAAGCTGCCCTCGATCTCGCTCGAGCACTCGGTGGCGGGCGACATGAAGGTCCAGCGCGCGATTCTGGAACAGGTACCGGAGGTCACCCAGGTGATCGCCCGCGTCGGTTCGGACGAGCTCGGGCTCGACCCGATGAGCCCCAACGAGACCGACAGCTTCCTCGTGCTCAAGCCGCGCGACGAGTGGCGCGTGCCCGACAAGGAATGGCTGCTTGGCGAACTGCGCAAGGCACTGGTCGACCTGCCCGGGATCGAGCCCAGCTTCACTCAGCCGATCGACATGCGCATCTCCGAGATGCTGACCGGCGCGCGCGGCGATCTGGCAATCAAGATCTTCGGCCCCGACCTCGACGAACTCTCGCGCATCGCCGGTCAGATCCAGCAGCGGCTCGAAGCGATCCGCGGCACCAGCGAGGCGATGACCATGGCCAACGATACGGTCGACTACCTCCAGTTCGACATCGACCGCGTCGCTGCGGGCCGTGCCGGGATGCCGATCTCGGACCTGCAGGACGCGATGCGCGCGCAAATCGAGGGTCTCCATGCCGGGGTCGTGGCCGAGGGCGTGCGCCGCGTGCCGATCGTGATCCGCGGCGACGATCAGACGCTGACCGCACAGAATTTCGCCGACCGCCTCTATCGTGCACCCGGCGGCCAGCTGGTGCGCGCAGGCGACGTTGCCAGGGTCGAGCGCACGGAAGGGCCGGTCAAGCTGGAGCACGAAAACGGCTCGCGCTTCGCCATGGTCCAGGCCTTCGTCTCGGGCCGCGACCTGGTCGGCTACGTCGAACAGGCCAAGGCCGACGTCGCCGCCAACGTGCCGCTGCCTGCCGGCTATCGCATCGTGTGGGGTGGCCAGTTCGAGAACCAGCAACGTGCCTCGGCCCGCCTGATGGTGGTCTTGCCGATCTCGCTCGCGATGATCTTCGTCGTGCTCTACGCGACGCTGGGTTCAATGCGCGCTTCGCTGCTGATCATCGGCATGATCCCCTTCGCGCTGGTCGGCGGCATGATCTCACTGGCGCTATCGGGCGAATACCTCTCGGTCCCCGCCTCGGTCGGGTTCATCGCCCTGCTCGGCATCGCCGTGCTGAACGGACTGGTAATGGTGACCTATTTCAGACAGTTGCGCGAAGAAGGTGCAGCCTTGTCCGATGCGGTGCGACGCGGTGCCGAACGCCGCCTGCGCCCGGTGCTGATGACCGCGACGATTGCCGCTTTCGGTCTCGTCCCACTGCTGTTCGCCTCGGGACCGGGATCGGAAATCCAGAAGCCACTCGCCATCGTGGTGATCGGCGGGCTCGTTTCCTCGACCCTGCTGACCCTGTTCCTGCTCCCCCTTCTCTACGAGCGCTTTGGCGAAAATGCCGCCGAGCGCGCAGCGGGAGAACGCCGCGAGAACCGCGATGCCCTGACTGCAGGAGACAGCACCGATGTCTGA
- a CDS encoding TolC family protein, with translation MSDPRQPLGMASRARVFALLLTCAPVLLSTSAPAQQIAPLVPAGEPAVIDDPSGAGPVAISDAMGLPDAARVIAALDTHPGVLAAHARTDAARAQARALARGPHEITVNGIYSRRTVDFDGTYDEFDGQVTRAFRLPGKTRLDKEIGKYGVLAASNGAEDVRHQTALLLAETWWDWLAAGAQARIDRKAVTTYERLLATVQRRVELRDAARLEADQAEAMLEATRLAAQRSAGQEALAREVLLAQFPGLLSPDARPPEVPVPDYAPETVARMGQLVVERSHEIAAADATALQADASASRADAERIADPTLGLRLFSERSGQETGAGVTFSMPLGGGHRKALAEQAQAQASAAMAQVTATRFEVDARARSDMTGARYAFTAWQRARRGLEAQVSALEKLRLGYRAGEIDLGDELVGERQVLEALHAEAEARSEALRALTRLRIDSHSIWAAEGDED, from the coding sequence ATGTCTGATCCGCGCCAGCCGCTTGGCATGGCCAGCCGTGCCCGGGTCTTTGCCCTTCTCCTCACGTGCGCGCCCGTCCTTTTGTCCACGAGCGCCCCGGCCCAGCAGATCGCCCCGCTTGTCCCGGCAGGCGAGCCGGCTGTCATTGACGATCCGAGCGGTGCGGGGCCGGTCGCGATCAGCGATGCCATGGGCCTGCCCGATGCAGCGCGCGTCATCGCCGCGCTCGACACGCACCCAGGCGTGCTGGCCGCCCATGCGCGTACAGATGCCGCGCGCGCGCAGGCACGCGCCCTTGCCCGCGGCCCGCACGAGATCACCGTAAACGGCATCTATTCGCGCCGCACGGTCGACTTCGATGGCACGTACGACGAATTCGACGGACAAGTGACCCGCGCCTTTCGCCTGCCCGGCAAGACCCGGCTCGACAAGGAGATCGGCAAGTACGGCGTCCTCGCCGCAAGCAACGGCGCAGAAGACGTGCGCCACCAGACCGCCCTGCTGCTTGCCGAGACCTGGTGGGACTGGCTCGCAGCAGGCGCGCAGGCGCGCATCGATCGCAAGGCCGTGACGACATACGAACGCCTGCTCGCCACAGTGCAACGCCGTGTCGAGCTACGCGATGCCGCGAGGCTGGAGGCCGACCAGGCAGAAGCCATGCTTGAAGCCACCCGTCTCGCGGCTCAGCGCTCGGCCGGACAGGAAGCTCTCGCGCGCGAGGTCCTGCTGGCCCAGTTCCCCGGCCTGCTCTCGCCCGACGCACGGCCTCCCGAAGTACCCGTCCCCGACTACGCCCCCGAAACCGTTGCCCGCATGGGCCAGCTCGTAGTCGAACGCAGCCACGAGATCGCCGCTGCCGATGCCACCGCATTGCAAGCCGACGCCAGTGCCAGCCGCGCCGATGCCGAGCGCATCGCCGACCCGACGCTGGGACTGCGCCTGTTCTCCGAGCGCAGCGGACAGGAGACCGGCGCCGGGGTTACCTTCTCGATGCCGCTGGGCGGTGGCCACCGCAAGGCGCTTGCGGAACAGGCGCAGGCACAAGCCAGCGCGGCGATGGCGCAAGTGACCGCGACCCGCTTCGAGGTCGATGCCCGCGCCCGCTCGGACATGACCGGGGCGCGATACGCCTTCACCGCCTGGCAGCGCGCCCGGCGCGGACTTGAAGCCCAGGTCTCCGCACTGGAGAAACTGCGGCTGGGCTACAGGGCCGGCGAGATCGACCTTGGTGACGAGCTGGTCGGCGAACGGCAGGTACTCGAAGCGCTGCACGCCGAGGCCGAAGCGCGCAGCGAGGCATTGCGTGCCCTCACCCGGCTGCGCATCGACTCGCACTCGATCTGGGCAGCCGAGGGGGATGAGGACTAG